A single region of the Phalacrocorax carbo chromosome 4, bPhaCar2.1, whole genome shotgun sequence genome encodes:
- the NUP54 gene encoding nucleoporin p54 has product MAFNFGATAGAGAANPTGAFGGFGTTTTTTGPAFSFSAPTNTGTSGLFGATQNKGFGFGTSFGTGTGTGLGSGLGTGLGFGGFGTQQQQTTLGSGLFSQPAQTPAQSNQLINTASALSAPTLLGDERDAILAKWNQLQAFWGTGKGYFNNNIAPVEFTQENPFCRFKAVGYSLMPNNKDEDGLVVLVFNRKEIDIRSQQQQLVESLHKILGGNQTLTVNVEGVKTMPDDQTEVIIYVVERSPNGTSRRVPATTLYAHFEQANIKSSLQQLGVSLSMARTELSPAQVKQLLQNPPAGVDPIIWEQAKVDNPDPDKLIPVPMVGFKELLRRLKVQDQMTKQHQTRLDIISEDISELQKNQTTTMAKIAQYKRKLMALSHRTLQVLIKQEIQRKSGYAIQADEEQLRVQLDTIQCELNAPTQFKGRLNELMSQIRMQNHFGAVRAEERYYIDADLLREIKQHLKQQQEGLSHLISIIKDDLEDIKLIEHGLNESIPIRGGVFS; this is encoded by the exons GTGCGTTTGGAGGATTTGGGACAACTACCACCACCACAGGACCAGCATTTAGTTTTTCTGCTCCCACCAATACAGGCACCAGCG GACTCTTTGGTGCTACCCAGAACAAAGGCTTTGGATTTGGTACTAGTTTTGGCACGGGAACTGGAACTGGCTTGGGTAGCGGGTTGGGAACTGGGCTGGGCTTTGGAGGCTTCGGTACCCAGCAGCAACAGACCA CACTAGGAAGTGGTTTGTTCAGCCAGCCTGCTCAGACACCTGCCCAGTCGAACCAGCTCATCAATACAGCCAGTGCCCTCTCGGCTCCGACGCTCTTAGGAGATGAGAGAGATGCTATTCTGGCAAAATGGAACCAGCTTCAGGCCTTCTGGGGAACAGGCAAAGGGTACTTCAACAATAACATTGCTCCAGTGGAGTTCACGCAGGAGAACCCCTTTTGCAGATTTAAG GCTGTGGGTTACAGTTTAATGCCCAACAACAAAGATGAAGATGGCCTCGTGGTTTTGGtctttaacagaaaagaaatagatattcgaagccagcagcagcagcttgtaGAATCACTACACAAAATTCTGGGCGGAAACCAGACCCTCACTGTCAACGTAGAAGGTGTTAAAACGATGCCTGATGACCA GACAGAAGTGATCATTTACGTTGTTGAGCGTTCACCCAACGGCACTTCGAGGAGAGTTCCCGCAACGACCCTCTATGCCCACTTTGAACAAGCCAACATAAAAtcatccctgcagcagctgggggtcAGCCTCTCCATGGCCAGAACAGAGCTTTCCCCGGCACAAGTCAAACAGCTTCTGCAGAACCCTCCTGCCG gtgTTGATCCTATCATATGGGAACAAGCCAAAGTTGATAATCCTGATCCTGACAA GCTTATTCCTGTGCCAATGGTGGGTTTCAAGGAACTGTTGAGAAGATTGAAGGTCCAAGATCAGATGACCAAACAGCATCAAACTCGTTTAGAT ATAATATCAGAAGATATCAGTGAGCTGCAGAAAAACCAAACGACAACTATGGCAAAAATTGCACAGTACAAAAGGAAGCTGATGGCGCTTTCGCACAGAACGTTACAG GTGTTAATAAAGCAGGAGATCCAAAGGAAAAGCGGTTATGCGATTCAAGCGGATGAAGAGCAGCTTCGTGTTCAGTTGGATACAATTCAGTGTGAACTTAACGCGCCTACGCAGTTCAAG GGCAGGCTGAATGAGCTCATGTCCCAAATCAGGATGCAAAACCACTTTGGTGCAGTGCGGGCTGAAGAGCGCTATTACATAGACGCAGACCTCTTAAGGGAAATCAAGCAA CatctgaagcagcagcaagaaggTCTGAGTCACCTGATCAGCATTATAAAGGATGACTTGGAGGACATCAAACTTATAGAACATGGGCTGAACGAGAGCATTCCCATCAGAGGAGGAGTCTTCAGTTGA
- the PPEF2 gene encoding serine/threonine-protein phosphatase with EF-hands 2 — translation MGSGSSVNGNYKYSLQKSENAFKAAVLIQQWYRRYVARLEMRRRCTWRIFQSIEYACEQDQIKLHNFFSYLVDHFTPSSSKERDFISRMFVSGESFKEAELEKYCDYESMEVPDSYTGPRLSFPLLPDHATALLEAFKQKQQLHARYVLNLLHETRKHLKQLPNISHVSTCYSEEVTVCGDLHGQLDDLFFIFYKNGLPSPSKSYVFNGDFVDRGKQSLEILIVLFTFLLIYPKEVHLNRGNHEDHMVNLRYGSCAGLIAMPRVSLPNPTELAFSCSFSYGFTKEVMQKYKVHGKKILKMIQNVFCWLPLATLIDQKVLIIHGGISDTTDLDMLEKIQRNKFISVLRGKKRKESNRNVEIQELNGESKAEADPAGNEAAPSLPPQPQPAQAPSMANRLEFSRWVRQTVQEQIEWCRRLVDISESEEEELTYSSVVSMTDLDGPCWTRQEEWKQILDILWSDPMPQEGCRVNTVRGGGCYFGPDVTGKILDKYNLQFLIRSHECKQEGYEFCHNRKVLTIFSASNYYEIGSNRGAYVKLGPDLVPHFVQFQANKTAHTLTMTQRISRVEESAFRALREKLFAHTSALISAFKAYDKDNTGRITLSNWATAVESVLHLGLPWRMLRPQLVRSTVDGMLEYKSWLDDLAVEQRSQEHIQSSLLEVIYRNRSNLETIFRIIDRDHSGLISFEEFHQTWKLFSSHMNIELTDDSINDLVRSIDFNKDGNIDFNEFLEAFRLVKQSQ, via the exons ATGGGATCTGGTAGTTCTGTAAATGGCAACTACAAGTACTCCCTGCAGAAGTCTGAAAATG CTTTCAAGGCAGCTGTCTTGATCCAGCAGTGGTATCGGCGCTACGTTGCTCGGCTGGAAATGCGCCGGCGTTGCACCTGGAGAATCTTTCAATCCATTGAGTACGCTTGCGAGCAGGATCAGATAAAG CTTCACAACTTCTTCAGTTACCTCGTGGACCACTTCACACCAAGCAGCAGTAAAGAGA GGGATTTTATCAGTCGCATGTTCGTAAGTGGGGAAAGCTTCaaagaggcagagctggaaaaataCTGTGACTATGAATCCATGGAGGTGCCAGACTCCTACACTGGACCTCGTCTCTCTTTCCCACTCCTTCCTGACCATGCGACTGCCTTGCTGGAAGCTTTCAAACAGAAACAA CAGCTCCACGCTCGCTATGTCTTAAACCTTCTGCATGAGACCAGGAAACACCTCAAGCAGCTGCCAAACATCAGTCACGTCTCCACCTGCTACAGCGAGGAGGTCACCGTATGTG GAGACTTGCACGGCCAGCTGGATGACTTGTTCTTCATATTTTATAAG AATggccttccttccccttccaagTCCTACGTGTTCAACGGGGACTTCGTAGACAGAGGCAAACAGTCCCTCGAGATCCTCATCGTCCTCTTTACCTTCCTCTTGATCTATCCAAAGGAGGTTCATCTCAACCGCGGGAACCATGAGGACCACATGGTCAACTTACGGTATGGGTCCTGTGCAGGGCTGATCGCGATGCCAAGGGTGTCGCTGCCAAATCCCACTGAACTTGCTTTCTCCTGTTCCTTTAGCTACGGTTTCACCAAGGAAGTAATGCAGAAATACAAG GTGCACGGGAAGAAAATCTTAAAGATGATCCAGAATGTCTTCTGCTGGCTGCCCCTTGCCACCCTGATAGATCAGAAGGTCCTCATTATACACGGGGGCATCTCTGACACCACTGACCTGGACATGCTCGAGAAAATTCAAAGGAACAAA TTTATATCTGTAttaagagggaagaaaagaaaggaatcaAATAGAAATGTGGAAATACAGGAATTAAACGgggagagcaaagcagaggcTGACCCAGCAGGGAATGAGGCAGCCCCCAGTTTACCTccgcagccccagccagcccaggcTCCCAGCATGGCCAACAGGCTGGAGTTCTCCAGGTGGGTCCGGCAGACGGTGCAGGAGCAAATTGAGTGGTGCCGCCGGCTGGTGGACATCAGCgagtcagaggaggaggagctcACCTATTCCAGCGTTGTCTCCATGACAGATCTGGATGGGCCGTGCTGGACACGCCAGGAGGAGTGGAAGCAG ATTTTAGACATTCTCTGGAGTGACCCCATGCCTCAGGAGGGCTGCAGAGTAAATACGGTACGAGGTGGCGGCTGCTACTTTGGGCCTGACGTGACAGGGAAGATCCTTGACAAATACAACTTGCAGTTCCTCATCCGCTCCCATGAGTGCAAGCAAGAGGGCTACGAGTTCTGTCACAACCGGAAG GTGCTGACCATATTTTCAGCCTCAAACTACTATGAGATTGGCAGCAACAGGGGAGCCTATGTGAAGCTGGGACCAGACCTCGTCCCCCATTTTGTTCAGTTCCAAGCGAACAAGACAGCCCATACTCTCACTATGACCCAAAG AATCAGCAGAGTAGAGGAGTCAGCCTTTCGAGCCTTGCGGGAAAAGCTCTTTGCTCACACCTCAGCCCTTATCAGTGCGTTCAAGGCCTACGATAAGGACAATACAG GGAGGATCACGCTGAGCAACTGGGCGACGGCAGTGGAATCAGTCTTGCACCTGGGATTGCCCTGGCGAATGCTGAGACCGCAGCTGGTGCGCAGCACCGTGGACGGCATGCTGGAGTACAAGTCCTGGCTCGACGACTTGGCCGTGGAGCAGCGGAGCCAAGAG CACATCCAGTCAAGTTTGTTGGAAGTCATTTATCGAAACAGATCCAACTTGGAGACCATATTCAGGATCATAGACAGAGATCATTCAG GTCTCATCTCATTTGAGGAATTCCACCAAACCTGGAAGCTGTTCAGCTCCCACATGAACATTGAACTCACGGATGACAGCATCAACGACCTAGTTCGCAGCATTGATTTCAATAAGGATGGAAACATTGACTTCAATGAGTTCCTGGAAGCCTTCCGCCTTGTCAAACAGTCACAGTAG